The Vitis riparia cultivar Riparia Gloire de Montpellier isolate 1030 chromosome 3, EGFV_Vit.rip_1.0, whole genome shotgun sequence genome segment ttttttttttcaaaggctcattggcctttcataaggtgtctcaatatcattaaaatgaggtcaaagataccaagtcccaaaattttctaagtcaagggggaaatagtttctcattttataaaaggaatctattgtgcacagtatgtggatagcttaaagtggaaggactaaatttgatttcaatagaagtttcaacaattgaaccactttagcaagcataatccaaactctaagttagatgcaaagcaaaagttcagtttctcctattttaattcgaaaatttttcctcaaaatccatggagattatagtaacaagcaaaaaaaactacaactaaattACTAGGCACAactgaattatcaaaataacataaCTATTTTACTAGACAaagctaaaatatcaaaataacttagcatacttccttcaacttagcaaacttccttcctcatttcacccccccaaccaagctaagcattgtccccaatgtgatatgggtgatcgaaaaataaagggaggaagtggtacctcctgatcgATTTCAATTTCGAATATTGaatggagaaaccacatgtttcaaaaagaataaacaatgtgagcaaagagagaaagagtAAATTGATGTTAAGAATTAAcaacaaaaattagattttgtattacttTACTCATTTGTGAACAGCTATAAAAAGGGAGTAATACAACAATCCAAAGAATCTAcacaaatatattatcaaaatgtaGGAGATTTCACAAAAGactaaccaaaacaaaatacacaaaaaagtaatatattaaaGATATAGAAATGTTCAGAGGAAGGAAATGCTAAAGCTGATAGCCTATGAAGATGGCTCTGCTGAAGCTGGAGCTGCTGACTGATGAGGGGCATGAGGCTCTGTGGTGGTAGGAGTGGCCTCCTCCTCAGCTGATGGGAGGCCAAGATGCTGCTGAAGCTGCCTCAGAATGAAAGTATGGTGAGCCTGAGTGGCCATCATCTGCTGCTGTTGAGATCTCAAAGTTGCCATCTCTTGAGCAAGTCTGCTCTGAGAGGCTGTCAATGTCTCCAATGCCTGGCATAGatccctatactcagaaatagggaCGACCATCTTAGGCCCGGCTGATGTAGAAGGCTGTGCTGAAGCAGGGGCTGCTGGAGGAACTGGAGATGCACTGGTCATGGAGGGAGAGGCTGCAGGCATACCCTCAGGTATGAGGCGTGGGGATACTCTCCTGGCAGGTAGAGCCTGAACTGGTTGTGGAAGTTCTTGTTGCTCCACctttcaaaagtaaaaacatcTCTACAGATCCTCTTTTGCTCctgctgaggctctgctgggtaTCCCAAGTGCTCAAGGATTTGGCACAACAGTCGTGGGAAGAGAAGGGGGATAGAATCAGccctttgcaatttttttctatgcaccttctcttcaaaataaAGAAGGGCTGCCAGGATcaggtggtgagggccaaaataATAGCCCTCAGACATTTTAAACAGGGTCTCCAACATAATTCCCCTTCTCTGAGTCCAATGTTGAAGGGGATAGATACTATGCCTCAACAGGGCATCAATAAGGAACATCTTTGGGGGGTAGTTCCCCCCTCAGCAAATACGGGTTTCTGGATGCTCCTCCAGACAAAAcatgcaccatctccagctgagatGGATTGGCCCAAGCTCTGAAGTCATCGAAATGACTGGGCTCATATGGAATGTTCAAAGCATCAGCTATTTGCCGAGCCCCCAAGATACCATGCCTACCATCAATAACGAAATGAATTGAGGTAGGATCCCTAACCTGTCGAGAAGTCATGGATTGATAGAAATCCATTGCTATTCTGGGGTAGAAGAAGTCTCGCGGGGTCAGAAATTGCTCCATTCGGTATTTTCGCAGCAATTGGAACGTTTCTTCAAGCTCCGGGCGCAGCTGGAAAGCAGCTATGTCAAAGCATAGCTCCGAATGGAATGGCCGGTCTCGgcaatccaaattgccttcaattggagGCTGAGCTAGAATTGGCCGCCTAATTACCGCTTCCGGAGTTGGTTCGGATGGAATTTGAGGCACAGCAGGCGGCGGCTGGATTGCTGGAAGCTTCGCAggcggtgccggagatggcaccggagaTGGAATTGGAGACGGGGCAGGAGACGCAGCAGGGGACAAAACAGGGGAAGAAACAGGGGATGGAACAGGGGATTGCCCTGTTAAATCGATAGGCTCCGAGCTTTCTACCCTAGCTCGCTTTTGGAGGGGCcggccccctgacctggtaaggtaGCGCTTCGCCGGAGGGGTTTGCAATGGTGGTTTGGCCTGTTTCTTCTTTGGCGAGAGCTTTGCCGGCGGCGGAACGGTTTCTGGCCGCGGCGGCTCAGAACTTGAAGCTTGCACTGGCATTTCGCGCGGCGTTCGCTTTCGGGTGGAAGGGGATG includes the following:
- the LOC117910989 gene encoding proline-rich protein 36-like: MARTRGAKSSSPSTRKRTPREMPVQASSSEPPRPETVPPPAKLSPKKKQAKPPLQTPPAKRYLTRSGGRPLQKRARVESSEPIDLTGQSPVPSPVSSPVLSPAASPAPSPIPSPVPSPAPPAKLPAIQPPPAVPQIPSEPTPEAVIRRPILAQPPIEGNLDCRDRPFHSELCFDIAAFQLRPELEETFQLLRKYRMEQFLTPRDFFYPRIAMDFYQSMTSRQVRDPTSIHFVIDGRHGILGARQIADALNIPYEPSHFDDFRAWANPSQLEMVEQQELPQPVQALPARRVSPRLIPEGMPAASPSMTSASPVPPAAPASAQPSTSAGPKMVVPISEYRDLCQALETLTASQSRLAQEMATLRSQQQQMMATQAHHTFILRQLQQHLGLPSAEEEATPTTTEPHAPHQSAAPASAEPSS